GAGGCAAAACAATAGCCCGCGGGGAGAGATGGGATCTTTTATTTCTCCCCCAAGGCCTGGAGGATCCCGGATGTTGCAGCCCACTCCCGTTTCGGCCATCGCTCATGAGCAGAGTAGTATACCAATAGACGAGAGGAAAAATATTGGATGGCCATTCCCATCACGCTGAATTGCATCGGCGCTTTGAGCTTCACTGTCCTTGCTGAACATAGgactttgtttgtttcttttgaaaGCCTATTCGCCACGCAACAGTAAGCGACTCATTATTTGGCTCAAGTGCGGCGGAAAAAATCGTCCGATGGTTCACATCTCTACTCCGCCGTCGCGAGCACAAAGGCCGATCACGTGGCGCAGCAGTTTAAAAACAATGCtcgtttaaaaaaaatcacatcTGTAAAGAAACTATATTCGACAAGaaaaaagccaagaaaaaacGGAAAAGTTTCACTCGAATATTACGCAATAAAACAGCCTCGAGCCTGCACCACTCGCGCCATCTGCTAGCAACTCGACGAACCTCTACGCCTACCTTcaatggtggcgccatctgagTCACATGAACAAACCAAGATGGCAGACGCTGTGCACGACGCCCCGTCCCGCGATGCATCCGAAAAAGCAGACGACGTCGTCATCACTGCCCTCGAAAGGATGGAAACCATTTTATCGTTACGTGAAGGCCTCAACGAACTCTTCGAGTCTGGCCTGCTGGACTTAGCCCGAGCGAGGTACGCGAACGGCAACAGAAGTGTTTCTGCTTTACAGCTACACCTCGGAGAGATAAGTGCACGGCGCACCGTAGCCACGGTCCCGCAGAAAAGCCCGTCTACCGGTGGAATGTACAACCACTTCGAAATTGTAACCGCCACCCAAGGAAACGGAGACTCGGAAGAGCCTGTACGTAAACGTCGCGGTGACAGCAAGGATGACGAAGTCGAAGTTGAACCACACCGCGACCAGGATCCACTGAAGTGGTTTGGAGTTTTAGTGCCGTCGTCGCTACGAACCTCGCAGCGGCGCTTCGTATCAGCGCTTGAAGTAATTGCTGATATAGCCACTGAGCAGTCTCGATTGCAGGACTCGCTTGAATGGTATAAGAAACACAAACGGTCGGTATCGGGTGTAAGTGCTGACAAATAATAAGAGTCTACAGCGTTCTACCAAAGCTTACTATGCTACCCACTGCCGCACTTATGCACGGATGTATATATGTATTTCTAATAAATTGTTCCACGATGTGACATATCTGTGTACTGTGTATAAATAGCGCGTGATTGACATGCATGAACTCTCATAGCAGGTAAAGACCATTTCAGCCATACCAAGGGCTTGCGGAAAGCCCTTGTTTTTCAAATCTAGCATATCTGCTTCTTTACACTATTGTTTTGTGCATGTGAGCCTAAAGATGCCTGATTTTACGCAATTTTTTAAGGAGTGAGGACGAGCTGTCAAACTGCATAAGTTCCAAAACTGGTCATTTTCTGATTTATATGACAGCAGGATAGGAATTGGattaaaagcaagcacatccttacaATTCTCAAACACAAATGTActtctgttgttgttgccgacacagcagtggttcacagcaacacggcgTATTACAAatctgcatttcaggtgcaaAGTTACGACAGCGTACAGTACtctctatgttcactcatcgtataTACACCGTGTCACATCCTGCTCAGTGATTGGCCGTTATTTTCACGGCCCAAAATGAGAACTTGGGGCTGCTGGATGACAGAAATCGCATACAAGGAAGCGTACAACTATCAAAAGGACAACCTCAGAACTAACACAACTGAAAGAACGCAAAAGCTGCAATAAGGAAATACGTCGCACAGTTGGGTTGTAgctttgttttgttcagtttcggtttcaaattTGTTTGCCAATGCGGCTCAATCTGCTTTGTAAATCGCAGTTCCAATCTTTCACAATGCACATTATGTCTGAACCGTTTTGCAAACTGGTAACAGCctaaatttatttcggttcagttcagttcaaccCGAGAAAAATAATACTTCGATTCGGTTCTGTTCCGGTTTAGCAA
This sequence is a window from Ornithodoros turicata isolate Travis chromosome 10, ASM3712646v1, whole genome shotgun sequence. Protein-coding genes within it:
- the LOC135369796 gene encoding coiled-coil domain-containing protein 115-like, whose protein sequence is MVAPSESHEQTKMADAVHDAPSRDASEKADDVVITALERMETILSLREGLNELFESGLLDLARARYANGNRSVSALQLHLGEISARRTVATVPQKSPSTGGMYNHFEIVTATQGNGDSEEPVRKRRGDSKDDEVEVEPHRDQDPLKWFGVLVPSSLRTSQRRFVSALEVIADIATEQSRLQDSLEWYKKHKRSVSGVSADK